actgctggtggagaggTTTCTTTGGCACTAGTTGGCTCGCCTTTCTCCCCGTGGCCTTCGTGTCGGTGCTGGTGGTGCCGGTGGGTGGTGCTCACGGCATTGTGGAtcgcgtctcctgtttggcacttgGCGCTTCTCCAGCACGCTCCTTGCACCGgaaatggagccccagggaaCTTTGCGGACGAGCGTCCTGTCGGGGACCCACGGATCCCCAACTCAATCCTGCTGGAAACTCTGCCTAGTAGCACGAGGCCTCCCGAGGGCAGCCACCCATAAAGACTGCTTGCCCATCTTCTCCGCAGACGCTGCTCGACGTTTGGGGCATTCTCGAGAGCCTGGCCGGCCGGAAGGACACTGTGCGTGGACCTGCATCCGCTCTTCCCTGCACCTCCCCCGAAGGGCTCCGGAGAGCGTCTCCTTGCTCGGCTGGCTGTGAGCGTtctgtgaggcgtctccaggccgcGTCACTCACCAGAGGCCAGCGGTGCGGCCAGGGACTGGAGACgggggaagaaaggcaaagccacaccCAAAGTCCCATCCAGAGAGGACTCTCCCACCCTCGCAGAAGTGGCAGGCCCTGGCACCGTGCTCAGACCCGCTCACGCACCCCATTCGCTCCGCCGACTTCCCAGCAGAGCCAGCCCTCGAGAGCTGAGCCGCGGGCACAAACCCGTTCCCAGGGAACACTGAGACCCCGGGCACGCTCCAGGTACCGCCTGTTCCCGGAGGCCGCATCGTCCTCACCGCCAGAGAGGAACTCGCTCCTCGTCGGCACTCTTGCTGCGTCGCCCAGGGCGGGCCGCACGCAGAGTGTGCCTGGGCGTCTGCACGCATGTGCATCAGAGCCGGCCTACCgccacagccccagagatggccgcGGCTTCTTGTTCCTCCCCTTGGTCGCTCTGGCCCTCCCGCTGGCACAAGGGCCGTGGCCGACGTCCGTCGGCCCCGGAGCGGGGTGTCCGTGCTGGGCGGTCGAGCCGGTGGTGCTCCTGTGCGGGCGGCGGGCGGTTTCTCCCTCCTCCGGGTCTGGACCGGTGAATCACGACTGCGCcggcaggcagggcagcctggatctTGCGCAGCTCCAAGGCCGGCTTCGGTCGGTTGTGTTCTTGCAGGCGTCTCCACTGCTCTAAGCTCATCCCTTCGGCCTCTGTGTCCCCCGGGGACTCCTGCGACCCAGGAGCTCTGCCGCTGGCGTCTCCTGCAGGCTGCCCGGGTCTGCGGGGTCAGCCCCGAGGGGGCCGCTGCCCCTCCCCAGCGCCCCCTTCCCACGCACCTCCCGGGCGTAGAACAGGACGTAGGCGCTCTGGCTCAGGGCAGCAGTCTCGTCACAGGCGGTCACCTTGGCATCGTCCATCTTATACCATTGGCCGTTGCCGGCTCGGACGTAACAAAAGTAGTGTCCTCGCTCACAGCTCCACCCGGAGTGCACCAGCACGGCATAGAGCACGTAGCCCAGtggccctgccttcccctcagACGTGTAGGGCTGCACGTCCAGGCGCTGGGGATAGCGCACCTCCTGAGCCCTTTTGGCCCCGCTCAGCTGTGTGAACCGCTTCAGCACCAGCACCAGGACCTGGGACGTGCTGTGCAAAGTCAACCTCTTGGTGGCAGGCACCTTCCGGAGACAAACGCCACAGTCATAGGCATTTTCCGCCTCCAGCTTCTCGGGCTTGACcagctctctcagagcttgctccacACTCTGAGCCGCCGTGATATCCAGGCTGACGTCCAGATGAGGGTCGAACGTGTCCGAGACACCGAGGCAGTGGAGACACTGGATCCGAGACCTCCACGTCCCGCCGAAGATCTGACGGACGACGCTGGTGTCCTCGGAGGCGTGGCCCGACGGCTGGGATGCACTCAGGCACCCTTGCTGCATGCCATTCAGAGTGAACATCAGAAACTCGTGGGCATCTTCCTGCTGGTGTCTGTGGAAGCCCGCCAGCAGGTCCTTGCGGGGCC
Above is a window of Capra hircus breed San Clemente unplaced genomic scaffold, ASM170441v1, whole genome shotgun sequence DNA encoding:
- the LOC108635413 gene encoding ubiquitin carboxyl-terminal hydrolase 17-like protein 6 encodes the protein RICVLNLKARSDSLAGKGWKAQWPRIIASEPFGPGARSEPEGGCRASAAGADALRGPSVPEGRRRQSGAQRGDLAPGSAGLAPGQKVALSWRGPWGVGAGLQNLGNTCYVNAALQCLSHTPPLASWLVSRQHATLCPAGSSCTLCAMRAHVTRALLHAGEVIRPRKDLLAGFHRHQQEDAHEFLMFTLNGMQQGCLSASQPSGHASEDTSVVRQIFGGTWRSRIQCLHCLGVSDTFDPHLDVSLDITAAQSVEQALRELVKPEKLEAENAYDCGVCLRKVPATKRLTLHSTSQVLVLVLKRFTQLSGAKRAQEVRYPQRLDVQPYTSEGKAGPLGYVLYAVLVHSGWSCERGHYFCYVRAGNGQWYKMDDAKVTACDETAALSQSAYVLFYAREVRGKGALGRGSGPLGADPADPGSLQETPAAELLGRRSPRGTQRPKG